A region of Pyxidicoccus parkwaysis DNA encodes the following proteins:
- the nusB gene encoding transcription antitermination factor NusB, which yields MGARRTGRERALQALYQLEMAPATVAEALESAWVASEEAKRDPDAVKFARELVEGVQGHRDEIDQLIERHSHNWRLDRMSRIDRNVLRLGIFELKYRPDIPRKVTINEAVELGKNFGTEESSAFVNGLLDRVAVALNKP from the coding sequence ATGGGCGCGCGGAGAACGGGACGCGAGCGGGCGCTGCAGGCGCTCTACCAGTTGGAGATGGCCCCCGCGACGGTGGCCGAGGCGCTGGAGTCCGCCTGGGTCGCCTCCGAGGAAGCCAAGCGCGACCCAGACGCGGTGAAGTTCGCCCGCGAGCTGGTGGAGGGCGTGCAGGGCCACCGCGACGAAATCGACCAGTTGATTGAGCGGCACAGCCACAACTGGCGCCTGGACCGCATGTCCCGCATCGACCGCAACGTGCTGCGCCTGGGCATCTTCGAGCTGAAGTACCGCCCGGACATCCCTCGCAAGGTCACCATCAACGAGGCGGTGGAGCTGGGGAAGAACTTCGGCACGGAGGAGTCCAGCGCCTTCGTCAACGGCCTGCTGGACCGCGTGGCCGTGGCGCTGAACAAGCCGTAG
- a CDS encoding M17 family peptidase N-terminal domain-containing protein: MSQTTTHDIGLEGLDSLGGVDALCLFVAEDDRPLPTSAGYVDWRLCGTLSRVLKNGFFTGAKDDWLLLPSDGKLPVPRIFVVGLGSRQKLDAGALSEALANAGKVLSRAKVDSVALEVPFGGRAEDAARADAYQKGFLPAFKGGRVALLVDKGLVRLLPGRKG; the protein is encoded by the coding sequence GTGAGCCAGACGACGACGCACGACATCGGGTTGGAGGGGTTGGACTCGCTCGGCGGGGTGGACGCACTGTGCCTCTTCGTGGCCGAGGATGACCGGCCCCTGCCGACCTCCGCCGGCTACGTGGACTGGCGCCTGTGCGGCACCCTGTCCCGGGTGCTGAAGAACGGCTTCTTCACCGGCGCCAAGGACGACTGGCTCCTCTTGCCCTCGGACGGGAAGCTGCCCGTGCCGCGCATCTTCGTGGTGGGGTTGGGCTCGCGGCAGAAGCTGGACGCGGGCGCGCTGAGCGAGGCCCTGGCCAACGCGGGGAAGGTGCTGAGCCGGGCGAAGGTGGACTCGGTGGCGCTGGAAGTGCCCTTCGGAGGACGCGCCGAGGACGCCGCGAGGGCGGACGCCTATCAGAAGGGCTTCCTCCCGGCGTTCAAGGGTGGACGGGTGGCGCTCCTGGTGGACAAGGGGCTCGTCCGGCTCCTACCAGGACGCAAGGGTTGA